A DNA window from Ranitomeya imitator isolate aRanImi1 chromosome 2, aRanImi1.pri, whole genome shotgun sequence contains the following coding sequences:
- the LOC138663447 gene encoding zinc finger protein 773-like has protein sequence MVIDGDVCPTATLLSKSHQDCSRSLQYPKLSVDIFYIKRIFLIYPSRMDVKRDKMAQRILHLTLEILFRLTGEDYTVVKKNSSERCQTPVSEGWGRPLSPITGPLPHPLIHEDINDQKILELIYKMIELLTGEVPIRCQDISVYFSMEEWEYLEGHKDLYKDVMMEVPQPLTSPDLSSKRTTPERCPRPLLPQDYKQEDPNVPQDHQDEDLTHNNTTETYVRGDEWCKEETPTYDYPDDCTWRSEGQLTSSILKSDDLEISQDTIEVNAITPDILSSLHSKDLSSDSLPTTKENQRPIRGIKKQTVAKARKFFSCSECGKCFNRKQHLDRHQRIHTGEKPFSCSECGKCFIQKVNLDSHQRNHTGEKPFSCLECEKCFVEKSHLIAHQRLHTGEKPFSCLECEKCFVEKSHLIGHQRLHTGEKPFFCSECGKCFVTKSNLVSHHRIHTGEKPFSCSHCGKCFNRKSILDKHHRTHTGEKPFSCLECEKCFGEKSHLIRHQRLHTGEKPFFCSECGKCFVTKSNLVSHHRIHTGEKPFSCSHCGKCFNWKSNLDKHQRTHTGQKSFPVQNVENVL, from the exons gtccctacaatatccgaAACTTTCAGTAGACATCTTCTATatcaagagaattttcctgatttacccatcaagaaTGGATGTGAAGAGGGACAAGATGGcgcagaggatattacacctcaccctagagatcctcttccgtcttactggagag GATTACacggtagtgaaaaaaaattctagtGAACGCTGTCagacccctgtgtctgagggatggggaagacccctgagcccaatcacggggcctctacctcaccccctgatacatgaggacatcaatgaccagaagatcctagaactcatctacaagatgattgagctgctgactggagag gttcctataaggtgtcaggatatctccgtctatttctccatggaggagtgggagtatttagaaggacacaaagatctgtacaaggacgtcatgatggaggttccccagcccctcacatcaccag atctatccagtaagaggacaacaccagagagatgtccccgtcctcttcttccacaggactataaacaagaagatcccaatgttcctcaggatcatcag gatgaagatctgacccataataatactacagagacatatgtgaggggtgatgagtggtgtaaagaggagactcctacatatgactacccag atgactgtacctggagatcagagggacagctgacatcttcaattttaaaatcagatgatcttgagatctcacaggatacaattgaagtgaatgccattactccagatatactatcatcccttcacagcaaagatctgtcatctgattcactaccgactactaaggaaaatcaaagacccataagaggcattaaaaaacaaactgttgCTAAAGCAAGGAAgtttttttcatgttcagaatgtgggaaatgttttaaccggaaacagCATCTTGATCGACACcaaagaatccacacaggagaaaagcctttttcctgttcagaatgtgggaaatgttttatccagaaagtgaatcttgatagccaccagagaaaccacacaggggagaagcctttttcatgtttagaatgtgagaaatgttttgtagAGAAGTCACATCTTATCGCACATCAGagactccacacaggggagaagcctttttcatgtttagaatgtgagaaatgttttgtagAGAAATCACATCTTATCGGACATCAGAggctccacacaggggagaaaccttttttctgttcagaatgtggaaaatgttttgtgacgaaatcaaatcttgttagtcaccatagaatccacacaggggaaaagcctttttcatgttctcattgtgggaaatgttttaaccggaaatcgatTCTTGATaaacaccatagaactcacacaggggagaagcctttttcatgtttagaatgtgagaaatgttttggaGAGAAATCACATCTTATCCGACATCAGagactccacacaggggagaaaccttttttctgttcagaatgtggaaaatgttttgtgacgaaatcaaatcttgttagtcaccatagaatccacacaggggaaaagcctttttcatgttctcattgtgggaaatgttttaactggaaatcgAATCTTGAtaaacaccagagaacccacacagggcagaagtcttttcctgttcagaatgtggaaaacgttttgtga